The DNA window CGGCGGCGGAAGGGGTGTCTGCGGCCGGGGGGTCTGCGGCAGGAGCTGGAGCCGGGGCCGGGGGCAGCGGTGGAACGTCGGTGCCGAATATCGCTGTGGGGAGGAGGACTTTATCGGTCTCGTAGATCGCGACGGGATCGGCGGCGTGGACGGCGCTGATGACCTTGGTGCTGGTCCATCCGGAGTCGATGCGGATGGTGCCGGCGTTGTCGGTGAAATTGAGGCCGAAATTGGGGCCGCCGGCGAAGGTGGGGATGGGGTTGTTGAGGCTGAGGTTCCGGAAGTCGGAGAGGGAGTAGTAATGCGGAATGGCGTGGAAGGAGATTACGGATTTGAGCTGCTCCTGTGTGAGATTGGAGAGAGAAGCTGGCTTTCGAATGGATGAAAACGCCTCGTCTTTGGGGACGAATAGAGTGATTCCTTCCTCGGTTTTGTTGGCTTGGTCTTGGAATGTGTCGATCAGCTTCGTCGACTCCAGGTATTTTAGGAAAATGTGGAACGGCCCCGCCACCGATAGCAGATCAGCTAGGTTAACGTAATCGGTCGCCGGTGCCGGCGCCGGTGCCGGTACCGGAGTCACCGGCGCGGGGCTGGTTTTCTGACCGTTGGCTGATGCTGCGAAAGAGAGAAACAGCAGAGTGCTGCAAATCATAACATTCATTCTCATCGATTTCAGCATCTTCTCGATCTACTTCCAGCTCCTCCTCCAATCTGAAACACATAACTCACTTGCTTTAGCAATGCAGCTAGATCAGATGAAAGGATTTACTAAATTCTAatagaaggaagaagcaacagATCTATGGATGCGAATGTGATGTGAGAAGGAAAATTCCGATCTACAACCAGATCTATAAGCTTAGATTAGGTATATACATCATTTCGTTAGATTAGGTTGAAAATTCCAGATCCAGAGATTAAGAGTTAAATCAACAAGGTAGCAGAGctaaaatgagagagagagagagagattaacAAACCTGGGGGAAAAGGCAATAAAATGCAGCAGCAGCAGGGGCAATGCGGCGGAGGAAGCGAAGTTATTGAGTGTGTTGATGCAGCAGCGGCATAAATATAGAGGAGGGAGGAGATGGTGGCAGAATTATATGGCGTTTGTTGATGAATAAAAGAATAGATGAGCTGGAGATGGCAAGGTAAAATTTCACCCACCCACCCCCACTCCAAATGTTACTACTActaatcaataaaaataataatatatcagCCAAAATTCATTAAAACAGTTTGTTTGAAGTGCTTCTATGTAGGTGGGCTTTCTGTGTCAACCTCCCAACTTAACAACCCCAAAACTTGTACGCTAATAAAGCCATCTCTTGTTTTTACTAGTTCTAATTTTAATACAGGTTCTACAGTTTTACCCCCCACTATTTTCAATATCTTACTTTTAAACTCCATATGTGTCTACTTTTTGTTTATGGAATTATTTTTGCCATACATTATTACAATGCTAATAAAGTGATTCTCGACCCAATGGTTGTGGTCAACTAGCATCGGACTCGTCCATCCTTAAACAAATAGTTAAGGGATTCATCTCTGGCTTAGAGTATGGAACAACCTTAAATTCTTAGGTCAGCTTTCCCACCCTTCGAGGTGCCTACAAATCAGCATGCAGAATAGTCATTTGGTCTATCGGTGGATACCCTTagtttaaaaacaaaaaaaaagtgagtctcattatccaaaaaaaattacttCAATTGCGTTTCTCTTTTATCTCTCGTATTGTACTAGTTCCGCATTTAAACTCAGTTGGAAGATAATCTAATGCGTGTAATTTATAACTAGGAATCGCTTTTTTTTTGTATGCCtttttactactactaaaagagttttattttatgttaataaaggagtaatatttatatttatacctGTTTTGGTGATGACCTGTGATTTGTATTCAGCGTGTGCTAAACTTTTATCTTATGAGTTGGCTACGTCGCTATGACTCATGTTTATAACGTTAGgttttcacttaaaaaaattacttaTTTGATTTCGCTATCCAACTGCATATATACAAGATTATGAAATTCCAACTGAATGATATGAAGCAAACGGTGTAATGTACATCTCACATTAATATTTTGCTCACATCAAATCTTGACGTGGTCCctataattatttgaaattataggcCTCGTATAATTTATTTCTCTAACATACTAGTAATAATATATGCGGTGGGTGCTAAAAAGCAAGATTGGTTGTTTTAGATAGTATAAAGACAAGCAAAATGAATTAAAGACAAGCAAAATGAATTAGAGACAATCATATTGACTTGTATTGTTGTAGCTTGTGGGTTTTAAAAAAGGCCAACCATTTAAGCAATATTTTCtatcacaatttttttttttggatttagcAAATGAATTATTTAAGGAATATTTATCATAAAGAGAGATGCCCTAGGAGATTAAGAGAGATGCCCTATGGTGTGAGACCCATAAATAATGAACAGAAGAGATGGATAAGAGTCATGGTTACTGATAGCCTACACGCTCGTATATTTTGCGTCAATTAGCGTTATTTTTCTCTCCTGTATCATTAATTTCATATTGTGATGATTTATACTTGCTACAAGAGAGAGGAAATAATCTGATTCTCCCCCTATATAGTATTTGGTTGGCTTATGCTCTATAGTAAAAACATCATTTTAGATGAATAAAaagtaagaaatcaaatcttttTGAATGCATAATTCAAGTTGGATGATACGATGGATCTGTATAGGTGGCTTCTCAGTTGGAACGAGGaaagaaaatcaaagaaatCAATGTAGAAATCAAGACAAATCTTTCCTAGAAAAAGattcaatcaaattcttgtaatgTTTTAGCCATATACACTATCCTTGTAGATAAATAACCATCCACAAACCAAAGCAAAGTGAATTAACTTGGCAGATTGCAAGCATGATACCAGATTCAGACACTGTGTTCGGGTTCAAACTGGACGAAAACAACTATCCGCTGTGGTCGAGACTCATGAGAGTGGCGATCGGGAGCAGGGGCATGTCCAGCCACATCACTGGAGTACCTCCACCACCAACAGCAGATGATCCAATGTATTCACAGTGGGAGCAAGATGACCATGCCCTCTTATTTTTGCTGCTTCAGA is part of the Salvia splendens isolate huo1 chromosome 22, SspV2, whole genome shotgun sequence genome and encodes:
- the LOC121787995 gene encoding fasciclin-like arabinogalactan protein 7, with protein sequence MLKSMRMNVMICSTLLFLSFAASANGQKTSPAPVTPVPAPAPAPATDYVNLADLLSVAGPFHIFLKYLESTKLIDTFQDQANKTEEGITLFVPKDEAFSSIRKPASLSNLTQEQLKSVISFHAIPHYYSLSDFRNLSLNNPIPTFAGGPNFGLNFTDNAGTIRIDSGWTSTKVISAVHAADPVAIYETDKVLLPTAIFGTDVPPLPPAPAPAPAADPPAADTPSAAADKGSSSSSSSSHSNSAATSSPKSIVHGHLVTVIVGVLLMLLCR